The following proteins come from a genomic window of uncultured Desulfovibrio sp.:
- a CDS encoding response regulator — translation MQKHILLVDSDAESQSRLSQTLQQCNYRVSTASTCAESLAKIASDRPDCVVFDVELEGTSGTIMYSRLRRNASTRSLPAVVCTSVGPRPVSFGTGIPVLSKNCSSEALLSTVSAAMA, via the coding sequence ATGCAAAAGCATATTCTCTTGGTAGACAGCGATGCCGAAAGCCAAAGCAGACTGTCCCAAACCCTTCAGCAGTGTAATTACCGGGTAAGCACCGCCAGCACCTGTGCTGAAAGCCTGGCCAAAATTGCCAGCGACAGGCCCGACTGCGTTGTTTTTGATGTGGAGCTGGAGGGAACATCCGGCACCATCATGTACAGTCGTTTGCGCCGCAATGCGAGCACCAGGTCGCTTCCGGCGGTGGTGTGCACATCTGTTGGGCCCCGGCCTGTGAGCTTTGGAACGGGGATTCCCGTTCTTTCAAAAAACTGTTCGAGCGAAGCGCTGCTTTCTACCGTCAGCGCTGCAATGGCATAG
- a CDS encoding Rrf2 family transcriptional regulator, which yields MRISTMACHALHLLLCLSEQDDDIPASASELSVCTGISEKFVQKIMRLLQSEGIVKSVRGIAGGHMLARTPDEITLADIIIAVEGGISLPGVSNVAPRGKTALDAWDMVARSMNSSLEAVTLSSVRQSSASAPRQATRRRVAQPSSPLLPETDFGGTNAKAYSLGRQRCRKPKQTVPNPSAV from the coding sequence ATGCGTATTTCGACAATGGCCTGCCATGCCTTGCACTTGTTATTGTGCCTTTCTGAACAAGATGACGACATTCCTGCCTCTGCGTCCGAACTTTCGGTCTGCACCGGCATATCTGAAAAGTTTGTTCAAAAAATCATGCGGCTGCTTCAGTCTGAGGGCATTGTCAAAAGCGTTCGTGGCATTGCCGGAGGCCACATGCTGGCGCGCACTCCTGATGAGATAACGCTGGCCGACATAATTATTGCAGTTGAAGGCGGCATTTCCCTGCCTGGTGTCAGCAATGTTGCCCCCAGAGGCAAAACTGCGCTGGACGCCTGGGATATGGTCGCCCGTTCCATGAACAGTTCGCTCGAAGCTGTGACTCTCAGTTCCGTTCGACAGAGTAGTGCTTCAGCGCCGCGGCAAGCCACCCGCCGCAGGGTGGCGCAACCTTCTTCTCCGCTTCTGCCGGAGACCGACTTCGGAGGCACCAATGCAAAAGCATATTCTCTTGGTAGACAGCGATGCCGAAAGCCAAAGCAGACTGTCCCAAACCCTTCAGCAGTGTAA